From the genome of Thalassoglobus sp. JC818, one region includes:
- a CDS encoding right-handed parallel beta-helix repeat-containing protein yields MFRWGVCCFVVCLLAGSSSVFAEEIRVEAGDSLVKVVSSASSGAVLRIAPGVKIEDFVIRKPIRLIGDDPERVSIGSVLVSSEDVTLENLEFGGHAEAVLRIRNAQRVKVDNCRISNINQEHLGYGLQVRNVSTLEVSDCDIIGNSVGMVALGLTDGTIRGCEVTNRLDGMILSDSSSDILIEDCFIHHHLGEGRPGHHADGIQCFRGVKNLTVRGCRLMANMQHMMFESTDGITIEETTSCGSTGTTITFGWENAKNATLTGNTFAFAGLSLFNMTASGYKVDYNILVSGHSKPALSVKGVEGIQSNHNIFWNSPRAEKPQIAVSDTAFHRNFKEYQQASGMDADSENRDPGFVNAPLAIAPIDPRRYTSARTNWLPLWAHDELFRVGDVIEVNFDGIARECLAIEDKGLRFKPALAKMPSNAPFVVTWGDNEDIHPNLSVRTDSSDPTSNAPANTFENASDEIAE; encoded by the coding sequence ATGTTTCGTTGGGGCGTATGTTGTTTTGTGGTTTGTCTGCTGGCCGGTTCGAGTTCCGTCTTCGCAGAAGAAATTCGGGTTGAAGCGGGTGATTCGCTGGTCAAAGTTGTGTCCAGTGCGTCCTCTGGAGCGGTCCTCCGAATTGCACCCGGCGTCAAGATCGAAGACTTCGTGATCCGCAAGCCGATTCGTTTGATCGGTGACGACCCAGAACGAGTGTCGATTGGTTCGGTTCTTGTTTCCTCCGAAGATGTCACCCTTGAAAACTTAGAGTTTGGCGGGCATGCGGAGGCAGTCCTTCGAATTCGAAATGCTCAGCGTGTAAAAGTGGACAACTGTCGGATCTCGAACATCAATCAGGAGCATCTCGGATACGGTTTGCAGGTTCGAAACGTTTCCACGCTCGAAGTGAGTGACTGTGACATCATTGGAAACTCGGTCGGAATGGTGGCTCTCGGTCTTACGGATGGCACGATTCGTGGCTGTGAAGTGACCAATCGTCTGGATGGCATGATTCTTTCGGATTCGTCCAGCGATATACTGATTGAAGATTGCTTCATCCATCATCACCTCGGAGAAGGTAGACCGGGCCACCATGCGGATGGGATTCAGTGTTTCCGAGGAGTCAAGAACCTGACAGTTCGTGGCTGTCGATTGATGGCCAACATGCAGCATATGATGTTCGAGTCGACCGACGGAATCACGATTGAGGAGACGACCAGCTGCGGATCAACGGGCACGACCATCACGTTCGGCTGGGAGAACGCGAAGAATGCGACATTGACCGGAAACACGTTCGCTTTTGCTGGTCTATCGCTCTTCAACATGACCGCCAGCGGTTACAAGGTAGATTATAACATCCTGGTCAGTGGGCATTCGAAGCCCGCTCTGTCGGTTAAGGGAGTCGAGGGGATTCAGTCCAACCACAATATCTTCTGGAATTCACCCCGAGCGGAGAAGCCGCAGATCGCGGTCAGCGACACTGCCTTCCATCGCAATTTTAAAGAGTATCAGCAGGCAAGCGGGATGGATGCCGATTCGGAAAATCGTGATCCGGGGTTCGTAAACGCTCCTCTCGCGATCGCGCCCATCGACCCGCGTCGCTACACCTCTGCCCGGACCAACTGGTTGCCACTATGGGCTCACGACGAACTCTTTCGTGTCGGAGACGTGATCGAGGTTAACTTCGACGGTATTGCGCGAGAGTGTCTTGCAATCGAAGACAAAGGCCTACGATTCAAACCAGCGCTCGCAAAAATGCCAAGCAATGCGCCCTTCGTGGTTACTTGGGGTGATAACGAAGACATTCACCCAAATCTCTCAGTGCGAACCGATTCCAGCGATCCGACTTCAAACGCTCCTGCAAATACTTTCGAAAACGCAAGTGATGAAATAGCAGAATAA
- a CDS encoding MOSC domain-containing protein encodes MILGQVESIQVGRPRQYDVEGKSGRPWTSAIQKQTVLGRVHVGATNIDGDEQADLKHHGGPDKAVLAYFTNHYKDWAREFPDQSFQAGGFGENLTVTGCSEADCCIGDIVRIGHCKLQISQPRQPCWKLDRFRKLPKLAVRVQKTGRTGWYYRVLQEGIIEAGLPIELVDRPFPDVTIAWASEVMYAKPRSTENDLRLAECAALSASWKETFLQRATNGVEKDASARLNGT; translated from the coding sequence ATGATTCTCGGACAAGTTGAATCGATTCAGGTTGGTCGTCCTCGTCAATACGACGTTGAGGGCAAATCTGGAAGACCTTGGACGTCCGCGATCCAAAAGCAAACCGTGCTCGGTCGTGTGCATGTGGGGGCGACGAACATCGATGGAGATGAGCAAGCCGATTTGAAGCATCACGGTGGCCCTGACAAAGCTGTGCTTGCTTACTTTACAAACCACTACAAAGACTGGGCTCGTGAATTCCCCGATCAATCCTTTCAAGCTGGCGGATTCGGAGAGAACTTGACTGTTACCGGATGCAGCGAAGCGGACTGCTGCATTGGAGACATCGTGCGAATCGGTCATTGCAAGTTGCAAATTTCACAGCCGCGACAACCGTGTTGGAAGCTGGACCGATTTCGCAAACTGCCGAAATTGGCTGTCCGGGTCCAGAAGACCGGACGCACAGGATGGTACTACCGCGTTCTCCAAGAGGGGATCATCGAAGCTGGCTTGCCCATTGAACTGGTCGACCGACCATTTCCGGACGTCACCATCGCCTGGGCCAGTGAAGTCATGTATGCCAAGCCCCGGTCCACGGAAAACGATCTTCGACTGGCGGAGTGTGCTGCGTTGTCAGCGTCATGGAAAGAGACTTTCTTGCAGCGGGCAACGAATGGCGTCGAAAAGGATGCGTCAGCACGTCTCAACGGGACATAG
- a CDS encoding metallophosphoesterase: MNGVLHEVRLGRRAFLKHGTLVLTAASLRSPELIADEKVSALRVGLVTDLHYADKAPAGTRHYRETLGKLEEAGRKFEQDQPAFLVELGDLIDAADSVDVEQRYLKTVNKEFSAICNDRHYVLGNHCVDTLMKEEFLSGVEQEKSYYSFERGDIHFVVLDSCFRSDGQPYGRKNFQWTDANVPIAELEWLESDLKSTDKPVVVFAHQRLDVSNNHGVKNNAEVRRIFAGSDKVLAVFQGHSHQNDLKEIDGIHYCTLVAMVEGEGPENNGYSLIDIEPSGTIRLTGFRKQKSYDWKRQR, from the coding sequence ATGAACGGTGTACTCCACGAAGTTCGACTGGGTCGGCGCGCATTCCTGAAGCACGGAACACTCGTGCTGACAGCTGCTTCGCTGCGCTCGCCAGAGCTAATCGCCGACGAGAAAGTTTCCGCATTGCGTGTAGGTCTTGTCACTGATCTTCACTACGCAGACAAAGCACCGGCTGGAACGCGTCATTACCGAGAAACACTCGGCAAGCTGGAAGAGGCTGGACGAAAGTTCGAACAGGATCAACCCGCGTTTCTGGTGGAACTTGGCGATTTAATCGACGCTGCCGACTCAGTGGACGTTGAACAACGTTACCTCAAGACGGTCAACAAAGAGTTCTCTGCGATCTGTAATGATCGGCATTACGTCTTGGGGAACCACTGTGTGGATACTCTGATGAAAGAAGAGTTTCTGTCCGGTGTCGAGCAGGAGAAGTCGTACTACTCGTTCGAGCGAGGCGACATCCACTTTGTTGTGCTGGACTCCTGTTTTCGCAGCGACGGCCAGCCATATGGTCGGAAGAATTTTCAGTGGACGGACGCGAACGTTCCAATCGCAGAACTCGAATGGCTTGAGAGTGATCTCAAGTCGACCGACAAACCTGTCGTCGTCTTCGCTCATCAGCGACTCGATGTCAGCAATAATCACGGCGTGAAAAACAATGCCGAGGTGCGAAGAATCTTCGCTGGATCTGACAAAGTGCTGGCCGTCTTTCAAGGTCACAGCCATCAGAACGATCTAAAAGAGATCGATGGCATCCACTACTGCACTCTCGTTGCGATGGTCGAGGGGGAGGGGCCTGAGAACAACGGGTACTCACTCATCGACATCGAGCCTAGCGGAACCATCAGACTCACTGGATTCCGCAAGCAGAAATCTTACGACTGGAAACGTCAGAGATGA
- a CDS encoding DUF1653 domain-containing protein: MSVNPGRYRHYKGKEYLVVGVARHSETEEELVVYRTDYGDRSLWVRPLGMFVETVEVDGKHVPRFEFVGEE; the protein is encoded by the coding sequence ATGAGCGTAAATCCCGGACGTTATCGTCACTACAAAGGAAAAGAGTACCTTGTCGTCGGCGTCGCCCGCCACAGCGAGACCGAGGAAGAACTTGTCGTTTACCGCACCGACTATGGCGATCGCAGCCTCTGGGTGCGACCGCTCGGAATGTTTGTTGAGACCGTCGAAGTGGACGGGAAACACGTCCCTCGGTTTGAATTCGTTGGTGAAGAGTAA
- a CDS encoding ATP-binding cassette domain-containing protein — translation MIELAGLTKIYDGNVVAVDQLSLSVAAGEVYGLLGPNGAGKTTTLRMILGLLAPSSGEASIQGCRVSSEPLRMKRQIGLVSASAGLYQWLTPRETLHYFATAYGLDAESSTARVTELAETMDLTGFLDRRCQTLSTGQTQRVNLARALIHDPPVVLLDEPTRGLDVVGAKVVFDYVQLLRSTRKAIILCTHKLEEAERFCDRFGLLHRGKLRYEGTLSELQAATGQQNLVDIFLDLLNNDSNGNPPKLPDDRSELEHA, via the coding sequence ATGATCGAGTTGGCTGGACTGACGAAGATTTACGACGGCAATGTCGTTGCTGTCGACCAGCTCTCGTTGTCTGTCGCTGCGGGTGAAGTCTATGGATTGCTAGGGCCGAATGGCGCGGGAAAGACGACGACGTTGCGAATGATACTCGGCCTCCTTGCTCCGAGTAGCGGCGAAGCCTCAATTCAAGGTTGTCGCGTCTCTAGCGAACCTCTCCGAATGAAGCGTCAAATCGGACTCGTGTCGGCCAGCGCTGGTCTGTATCAGTGGCTGACACCGCGCGAAACCCTGCATTATTTCGCAACCGCATATGGTTTGGATGCGGAATCGTCCACCGCACGAGTCACCGAACTCGCCGAAACAATGGATCTGACTGGGTTCCTCGATCGCCGCTGCCAAACATTGAGTACCGGTCAGACTCAGCGAGTCAATCTCGCACGCGCCCTGATTCATGATCCGCCGGTTGTCTTGCTCGATGAACCGACGAGAGGACTGGATGTGGTCGGCGCCAAGGTGGTCTTCGACTACGTTCAACTCTTGCGATCGACCCGAAAGGCGATCATTCTCTGCACTCACAAACTGGAGGAAGCAGAAAGGTTCTGCGATCGATTTGGCCTCTTGCACCGAGGGAAGCTTCGGTATGAAGGGACGTTGTCAGAACTTCAAGCCGCAACCGGTCAGCAGAATCTCGTCGACATTTTTCTTGATCTACTGAACAACGATAGCAACGGAAATCCCCCTAAGTTGCCGGATGACCGTTCGGAGCTGGAGCATGCATGA